Proteins encoded together in one Glandiceps talaboti chromosome 11, keGlaTala1.1, whole genome shotgun sequence window:
- the LOC144442455 gene encoding uncharacterized protein LOC144442455 has translation MLSPSRSCEIYGSMLDRKTKKVTEKKRTKEGKLQRIKHKEKRAKSIAATEVREGVTYQQDIGLSESYQNEEIPEPIKPPTQVPIDLGQYTPVIFDIETTSAYSTAEITQLSARYDQHQFEEYILPRQPISQIASEKTHLTIVGGKLCYKGQPVQCVPKETCLTKFLAFLKNVHNPILVGHNCRSFDCRYLIKSLQDTSLLDQFLTTVAGFVDSLPLFKSILPGRNSYSQESLANDYVGQIYDAHNATADVIMLQRLIETCNVSLSTLLENSFTSHWIVQHQHYKHQQLCNYTTLVSLVDNKVLSKSMAQKVAGSGLCYRHLHLAYQRDGFNSLRDLFSEDSGGTVRVTKSDRIINNVCNFFNSLT, from the exons ATGCTGTCACCCAGTAGAAGTTGTGAAATTTATGGTAGTATGCTTGATAGGAAGACAAAGAAAGTCACAGAAAAGAAAAGGACAAAAGAAGGAAAGCTGCAAAGAATAAAG CACAAGGAGAAAAGGGCAAAAAGCATTGCTGCCACAGAGGTCAGAGAAGGTGTTACATACCAGCAAGATATTGGGCTTTCAGAATCATACCAAAATGAAGAAATTCCTGAACCAATAAAACCACCTACACAAGTACCAATTGATTTAGGACAGTATACCCCAGTTATCTTTGATATTGAAACCACTTCTGCAT ATTCAACTGCTGAAATAACCCAGCTTTCAGCAAGGTATGATCAGCACCAGTTTGAGGAGTACATCCTACCCAGGCAACCCATATCTCAGATTGCATCAGAGAAGACACACCTCACGATTGTAGGAGGAAAACTGTGCTACAAGGGCCAACCAGTACAGTGTGTACCAAAAGAGACTTGTCTGACAAAGTTCTTAGCATTTTTGAAGAATGTTCATAATCCCATCTTAGTTGGTCATAATTGTCGTTCATTTGATTGTCGTTATTTAATTAAATCTTTACAGGATACCTCTTTACTTGACCAATTTCTCACAACTGTGGCAGGTTTTGTGGATAGCTTACCAttatttaaatctattttaCCAGGTAGAAATTCTTACTCACAAGAGAGTCTTGCTAACGATTATGTAGGCCAGATATATGATGCACATAATGCCACAGCTGATGTTATCATGCTACAGAGGTTGATTGAAACATGTAATGTATCACTGTCAACATTGTTAGAAAACAGTTTTACATCACACTGGATAGTTCAACACCAGCACTACAAACATCAACAGTTGTGTAACTACACTACCCTAGTTAGTCTTGTTGATAACAAAGTGCTTAGCAAATCTATGGCTCAGAAAGTAGCGGGGTCTGGTTTGTGTTATCGACATCTTCATTTAGCATATCAGAGAGATGGTTTCAATAGTTTAAGGGATTTATTTTCTGAAGATAGTGGTGGTACAGTAAGAGTTACCAAGTCTGACCGCATCATAAACAATGTTTGTAACTTTTTTAATAGTCTAACATGA
- the LOC144442609 gene encoding uncharacterized protein LOC144442609, translating into MLKSGSGKFLKRSELSRRLKVKEATVKRWRVQSVSGDYPNRPLDPDSIASSTNVTNADKDKLTTTTTKDVPWNEGVRVVNLGVLAQELDSCKVCRNHLRLIKCTGETKYGGGSVLHVECHNCGANNNVYTNKTHRNVGQKRGMAAFDINTKIATGMINAGIGETHVNTMFSSMSLPTMHNRTLKRKEKLAGEAITHVAKRSCQQALRDEVMSSKKPRIDVSYDGGWQKRGSGRDYKSLSGHGTLLGRETGKVLAYSTRCKQCRVCESARDGAKVRQHNCHRNWSGSAKAMEASIAVETVKEVEEVVKIDSVTMDDDSTTIAKLHAEVRPDIVKNKDNNHTKKGFANKLYKLKEQKGYCQLSTKVINYLQKCFNYAVTQNHGNPEGLKKNLQAIMPHSFGDHMKCDRKWCRYPTDPNSYKHKSLPYGKDLSGSDLREDLEKVMNTYLATAKELARIGSSQGNESMNMVIASKAPKAKHYSGSTSFNYRVAAAVAQKNLGHTYVSQVCNVSQGCSSIIIQDIKKGFYL; encoded by the exons ATGTTAAAATCCGGTAGTGGCAAATTTTTGAAACGGAGTGAATTGTCACGTCGTCTAAAGGTAAAAGAAGCAACAGTGAAAAGGTGGCGTGTACAATCAGTAAGTGGGGACTATCCAAACCGTCCGTTGGATCCGGACTCGATTGCAAGTTCAACTAATGTTACGAATGCTGATAAAGACAAGCTGACAACAACGACCACCAAGGATGTCCCTTGGAATGAAGGTGTAAGAGTCGTCAATCTTGGAGTACTTGCTCAAGAGTTAGATTCGTGTAAAGTATGTCGTAACCATCTTCGTCTCATCAAGTGTACTGGCGAAACTAAGTACGGGGGAGGCAGTGTTTTACATGTTGAATGTCACAACTGCGGTGCCAATAATAACGTGTACACAAACAAAACCCATCGAAATGTCGGACAGAAGCGTGGAATGGCAGCCTTCGATATCAACACTAAAATAGCAACAG GTATGATCAATGCAGGTATTGGTGAAACACATGTCAATACCATGTTTTCTTCCATGTCACTACCAACAATGCACAACCGAACACTGAAACGTAAAGAGAAATTAGCTGGGGAAGCTATTACCCATGTAGCAAAAAGATCCTGCCAGCAAGCTCTTAGAGATGAAGTGATGTCCTCAAAGAAACCAAG GATTGATGTATCATACGATGGGGGATGGCAAAAGAGAGGCAGTGGACGAGATTATAAAAGTTTATCCG GTCATGGAACACTCTTAGGCAGGGAAACAGGCAAAGTGTTAGCGTATAGCACAAGGTGTAAGCAATGTAGAGTCTGTGAGTCAGCAAGGGATGGAGCGAAAGTCAGACAGCATAATTGTCATAGAAACTGGTCAGGAAGTGCGAAGGCAATGGAAGCTAGTATAGCTGTTGAAACTGTTAAAGAAGTAGAAGAAGTAGTGAAAATAGACAGTGTAACAATGGATGACGACTCCACTACAATAGCTAAATTGCATGCTGAAGTCAGGCCAGATATAGtgaaaaataaagacaataacCATACCAAGAAGGGATTTGCTAACAAACTCTATAAACTGAAAGAACAAAAAGGATATTGTCAGTTGTCAACAAAAGTCATTAACTACCTTCAGAAATGTTTTAACTATGCTGTGACTCAAAATCATGGCAACCCAGAGGGGTTGAAAAAGAATCTCCAGGCAATAATGCCTCATTCCTTTGGAGACCACATGAAGTGTGATAGGAAATGGTGTAGATATCCAACAGATCCAAATAGCTACAAACATAAAAGTCTTCCATATGGTAAGGATTTGAGTGGTAGTGACCTCAGAGAAGACCTAGAGAAAGTCATGAATACCTACTTAGCCACTGCAAAGGAACTAGCGAGGATAGGGTCATCCCAAGGGAATGAAAGTATGAATATGGTCATTGCGTCAAAGGCACCAAAGGCAAAGCACTACAGTGGTTCTACCAGCTTCAATTACCGGGTTGCTGCTGCTGTGGCACAGAAGAACTTAGGGCATACATATGTTAGTCAGGTTTGTAATGTCAGTCAGGGTTGTAGCAGCATCATTATACAGGATATCAAAAAAGGCTTTTACCTTTGA